The genomic DNA ACGCCCATGGCCGCCGGCAGCCCAAAGCCCATCGTGCCCAGCCCGCCGGAGTTGATCCAGCGACGCGGCTTGTCGAACGGATAGAACTGCGCGGCCCACATCTGGTGCTGACCGACGTCGGAGGTCACGAACGCATCGCCATTGGTCGCGCGATACAGCGCCTGGATCGCCGCCTGTGGCTTGATCTTCGACGCGCTGCGGTCGTAGGCGAGACAGTCGATCGCACGCCAGTCCTCGATCTGCTTCCACCACTTGCGCAGCGCGATCTCGTTCGGCTTGCGGCCGGAGTCGGCGAGCTTCTTGAGCAGCGCCTTGAGCACCTCGTCGACCTCGCCGACGATCGGCACGTCCACGCGCACGTTCTTGGAGATCGACGCCGGGTCGACGTCCACGTGAATGATCTTCGCGTGCGGACAGAACGTGGCAACCTTGCCGGTCACGCGATCGTCGAAGCGCGCGCCGATGGCGACCAGCACGTCGCACTCGTGCATCGCCATGTTCGCCTCATAGGTGCCGTGCATGCCGAGCATGCCGAGGTTCAGTGCATCGGTGCCCGGATACGCGCCGAGCCCCATGAGGGTCTGCGTGATCGGGTAGCCGAGCCCGCGCACGAGTTCGCGCAGCCGCGCCGAGCCATCGCCCAGCACAACGCCGCCGCCGGTGTAGATCACCGGCCGTTCGGCAGCCAGGATCAGCTCGATTGCGTGATCAACCGCGTCCGCATCGGGCCTCGACGGCGGCTGGTAGGAGCGCATCTTCAGGCGCTTCGGGTACTTGTATTCGATCTTGACGTTCGGATCGGTCACGTCCTTCGGGATGTCCACGACCACCGGGCCCGGCCGACCGGTCGTGGCGATGAAGAACGCCTTGCGCAGGGTCTCGGCGAGGTCTTCCACCCGCTTGACCAGAAAATTGTGCTTCACGCAGGGGCGCGTGATGCCGACCGTGTCGACCTCCTGGAAGGCATCGGAGCCGACCATGGGCAGGGGCACCTGGCCGGTGATGACCACCATCGGGATGGAGTCCAGATGGGCCGTCGCGATGCCGGTCACGGCATTGGTCGCGCCCGGCCCGGAGGTCACCAGGACCACGCCGGGCTTGCCGGTCGCGCGCGCGTAGCCGTCGGCCGCATGCGTGGCCCCCTGCTCGTGACGCACCAGGATGTGCTGGACCTTGTCCTGGCTGAACAGCGCATCGTAGATGTGCAGGACTGCCCCGCCGGGATAGCCGAACACATACTCGACGCCTTCGTCTTTAAGCGCCTGAACGAGGATTTCACCGCCGCTGAGCTTCATTTCGCACCTGTCCCGCGGGCCACCGATGGCCGTCGCTGCACTGCAATATCAGAACAGGCTAAAGTACTGAGCCGCATGACCAAAAGCAACAGCCTGCGCGCAGGTTGGCGCTTCCCGGGGCGTTTTCCCATAATGAGAGCCCGTTCAATTGCCTGAAGACCATGATGTCGCGCCTACTCGTCGCCGTTGCGCTGGCCGCCGCGCTGAACCCCGCCGCGCTGGCCAGGACCTATAAATACCTCGACGAGCAGGGTCGAACCGTGTATTCGCAGGTGCCCCCGGCCCACGGCACCGCCCCGGCGGAGGTCGTCGCGCCCCCGCCGCCGCCGGCCGTGGACCCGGATGAGGCGCGCGCCCGGCTCGATGCCATGCGCCAGCGCCTCGACGACGCGGCCGAGGACCGGGAACTGGCGAAGCAGAAGGCCGACGACGAACGCCGCCAGGCCGAACTCGAGGCAAACAACTGCCGCATCGCCCGCTCGAACCTCGCGAACCTGAACGCGCTCGGCGCGCGGCGGGTGCGCGACGCCGACGGCAGCTACCGGCGCCTGACCGAACCCGAACGCATCGAGCGCATCGCGAAGGCCGAGGCCGAGGTCGCGAACTACTGCAAATGAGCTGCGCGGCGCGTTGACTTGTGGGCCAAGTGGAAAGCTCTGTGACACTCAGCCGCACCACAAGCATTGTGGGCGAGGCGCAGTCCGCCGGGAATGGCAGGCCCTTTCCAAGGACTGCAACACCGCCCACAATGCTTGTGGTGCGGCCCTTCGGGAGCCACTGTGCGAGCGCGGCTCTGTGTTGCGCTTCTTGCC from Chromatiales bacterium includes the following:
- the ilvB gene encoding biosynthetic-type acetolactate synthase large subunit; protein product: MKLSGGEILVQALKDEGVEYVFGYPGGAVLHIYDALFSQDKVQHILVRHEQGATHAADGYARATGKPGVVLVTSGPGATNAVTGIATAHLDSIPMVVITGQVPLPMVGSDAFQEVDTVGITRPCVKHNFLVKRVEDLAETLRKAFFIATTGRPGPVVVDIPKDVTDPNVKIEYKYPKRLKMRSYQPPSRPDADAVDHAIELILAAERPVIYTGGGVVLGDGSARLRELVRGLGYPITQTLMGLGAYPGTDALNLGMLGMHGTYEANMAMHECDVLVAIGARFDDRVTGKVATFCPHAKIIHVDVDPASISKNVRVDVPIVGEVDEVLKALLKKLADSGRKPNEIALRKWWKQIEDWRAIDCLAYDRSASKIKPQAAIQALYRATNGDAFVTSDVGQHQMWAAQFYPFDKPRRWINSGGLGTMGFGLPAAMGVQLAHPDATVACVTGEASILMCIQELSTCRQYGLPIKIVMLNNRYMGMVRQWQEFIYEGRYSHSYMDALPDFAELARSFGHVGLRVEKPGDLDAAIAETFARKKELVFLDVVTDAAENVYPMIEAGKSHHEMRMSPYISTDRELA
- a CDS encoding DUF4124 domain-containing protein, producing the protein MSRLLVAVALAAALNPAALARTYKYLDEQGRTVYSQVPPAHGTAPAEVVAPPPPPAVDPDEARARLDAMRQRLDDAAEDRELAKQKADDERRQAELEANNCRIARSNLANLNALGARRVRDADGSYRRLTEPERIERIAKAEAEVANYCK